TGCTTTATTACCCAATGTTACTCATGCATAGTCTACATTAAAGCCCCCACCACTATGATCTTGTCAGTCATTGCATATGCATGATATGATAACATATCTCTGATGGACGTTGTTTGCATGCCTTTACTTATGAGATGATTTTTTAGTACTTTTATGCCATAgcaaatgattgttttttttccatgatccaTTGAAGATATAAATAATTGTGATGCTCATTAAGTGTCTGAACATCATCACATTTTTCAGATTCTATTCAActaaaacttttaataaaaatgattgtttgCAGAAGTCTGTTTTCCACTCTTTATTCCTAAGTGATAGTAAACAGATGCCCTGGCTATCTATAATGTTCTTTACACTTTTAGTCCAGGTCCATGTACAGGTCATGCACTGTAAAACACAATTATTCCCtaacaaacaataaatataagAGATCTGGTatcattcacacacacaaacaatacAATCAATTTCCTTAGGAGTTTTGGAAGGAAATTTCAGCTGATTTTGCAGTCTGGCTGGAAGCTGCACCTGGTGAAAACCCACAAAATGATGAGGGAAACATACATTTTCCATGCAGAGAGTGTCCTGACTGGAGTTAAATCCAGTAACCCAAGCAGCAATGCTAACAACTGAGCAACCCATGCTAGTCCTTGCCTGTAAGTAATGTCgttgatagtgatgggtgaataaatttggcaggtgcaaatttacgTTGAATTTCCATGTTCCTCTTCTGgctaataaatttgtgaaattgcagagaaaatttgctggcgaaaaatctGCCGCGTCAAAAAACTGTGGGTGCGCTTCAGAAAAGTCGCGCATAAAGATTAttcgcacgcccattgactttaaagcatttagtAAAATAGATGCGCAGATAGAAATTGTtgcagcgtcaaaattgacgcgcatcaaaataattttgacgcccattgacttcaatgtgtttcacaaatttttcgatgtttcgcaaatttcgcaaatttttcagctaaacagaaaaattcgcccatcactagtcgttgACCATAAAAGGGGTTATTGGGGACAATAGTATCTTAAAATTAAAAGtgcctttattgcattattttccgGGCATTACAGCTAAGTTTTGGGCGCTtccttggccctttatcaagcttgaattTTAAGATACTGAGTAGTCCAGTTCAATTTTGAATGCTATATATACCAGTGAGAGTGGctactgggcaaatctgcactaCGGCTGAATTTATAAGCTCTCTATGCTGACTACTTGCTGGACAATGATCCTCCTAACAGTTGATACTAAATTCCTCCAAAATTATAATTATAGAGACCTTGCAATTGAAGAGAAAATTGTTGCAGCTCCAGCAAATGTTGTTCTTGACCTGGTTAATAGTACAGAACATAGTCATTTTGCTGGAGTGGTCTCAGCTGTTTGTTGACTAGTCTTAAATTCAGGCACACATGTTTCCATGTACAGCATTTATGAGAGCTTAAAACTGAAAAGTAAAAAGTATTACGATTTCTAATATTCCTATGGTAAAGTGGGCATAATCTTGCCAacctaaaaaacaaaatgattctACCCAATCTATGCTATAAAATCTACTAGCAAAGTGACTGCTTTCTCTCTGTAGCAGAAGACCACATTTCTGACCTTAACGTATGACCTTTTGTTTTCTGTACATGCATGCTGTGAGTAAATATGTCCATGAAAGTTCTTTACATtgacctttaaatatatttgcatatgctTATCATATGAAGTCTAGTTTCTAGAAGAAATTCCATTTTGACAGCAAAGTGTCATATCCCCATCCCATGGCTTGTCCTGTTAAACTGGGGAACAGGTGCATGTTGTAGTGATTATTTTTTGGCATTGATGTAACTTTGATTTATGGTAACTGTATCATTGGGGTTAAGAGACGTTTCATGCAGTAGCAACTAGTCTTacaataataaatctgtatagGGCCCTGAGGACCCCTTCCCAAATGGTGGCACCATTAGTGAAATCTGTAACATATACTCCTCCACTCCCCCAAACCTGTCCCTAGTGAGAgaaaggaaattaaataaaatgcctCTCTTTTTTATGGGTTGTGATGCTCTTCTCTTATCCATTGTAGAGGTGTCTGGAGGGAAATATGTTATTATACAtcattataaatatacagaataatcTTGGACCTTCTAACCCTATTCCTTATTGTAGGGAGGATGGACTAGTCATGGCAATCAAAAGTAAGTGTGCATTTGTGACTGGAGGACAGTGAATATAAATTAAAAGCAGGGAAATCTGGTGGAGATTTTCCATTTTCATATGTATATTTTGAAACGTTGTTACAACTTTAAGACAAACAGAATGTTTAGGGCTATGATTATCTGGAAAGGACTCCTAGTAAATAAATTCAAGggttttaagaatttttttttttaagatgtgcaGCGACCCCTGGACATCATTATGATAAAGTACATGTATTATGAAATGCCAGAATAACTTTGTTCCAAGCATGCAAAAGATTCTCCCTTTTTTCCATCATCTCCtccatgaaaataaaatgtgactATTTTGAAAGTGTTCTGCTTGTTCCCATCACTGCCCCACCTCGTATTCCTCAATCCACTGCCAAATAGAGGATTAGAAATATGCTGTAGGACACCCATAGCAATACTTCAGATGGGAATATGTTCCATTGGACTTGGATCAGTTATATTACATGGTGTTTCATCTAAGGAAAACTCTTTTGTAGTCTGAAGAAAGCAGCAGTACTAAGCATCTAGAGcagggcccccaaccttttttacctgtgagccacattcaaatgtaaaaagagttggggagcaacacaagcatgaaaaagccccttgggtgccaaataagtgctgtgattggccatttggtaaaccctatgtggactggcagcctacaagaggctctacttgacactatacttggtttttatgcaattaaaatgttcttccaagcatggaattcaaaaataaacacctgcattaaggacactgagagcaacatccaaggggttggagagcaacatgtggctcacaagctactggttggggatctctgatcTAGAGCAATTTTGTGTTTTCTGCATGTTAGGGACATTTGCTCATTGAGATAATGTGGCGCCAGCGTAGATAACATTGGGGATAACATTTGCCTTTTAAGTCTGGGGCAGAGCTCCTAGTTTTCCACTTCCAGCAATTAAGCAAATGTGACTATAAATTGTACGTTGAAATGTGATGCtggatcttgataaaggtcttaggccATGACCGAAATGTCAATCCACAGATGatgtttttaatcttttaaataataataaagtgactATTTTAGTCACTGTGTGTGCTGCTTACAAAATTggatatgtgatatatatatttatatatatagacaaatacaagatgtcctctgcactcaaaccattaagcaggggtgtaAAGATCACAAACTTCATATGTATAGGTCTCCCTTGGTGTATATTTTTACGTGTATCCTTCGTAGCTTTTCATtggaagtaattaaaaaaacacagactgAGAGGTTCTAAATCATGTCGGAGAAAAACAATTCATTCTCTGTTTCACTAGCGTGCAAAGAGAAATGAATTCCTTGAAACCCTCTGAATGCCAAATTCATGATGGGCTTTGGTAAATGAACACTGAAATCTAATTGACATGACATGCATTTGTTACATGACAGTATTAAACTATGTTACTAATTACAGGGCTCCGATAAACCAACATGATCTCCACCAGCATTCAATGACAAGCAAATAATTAGAATATGGAAATAAGACGGAAATGATTTACATACAGAGCAATATCTACATCCAAAACAGTATGCTCCATGGTCTCGTCCTATCACAAAAACAGGTCTTTGAGTAATTTCCAAGACATTTATGTCAATACTGTTGTCTGTGAGATACATTATCTCTAGGGTATAGGCTCATCCTAAATCAAATCAAAGTTCTTAGTGAAACAATTTGTGAACTGTGTTAAAGCCTTTATTATTCCAAGAAGATGCATTTAGGTTGGTGACTTTTACAGCAAGTCTTTAAACAAAGACTGTCACTGATATAGTTCAAGGAAACATTAAGGTTGAATGTAAAGGCTGAATTCTGCAGGCAAACACATAGTTGAGTTAATGGCATACATTTCTAATAAACCAGTTAATATCTATGTCATTCAATATGCTATGACCTTGCTACCTTAAATTTACACTATATGTGACATTTACTGATTCAGTTGTCACATTGCTGCAGGTCAGGGAATGTTCATTTCGGCTAGCACCCGGCCCATTCATAGCAGAGGCAGTTTTAGTAAAGGCATTTTTTATTCCACAGCCGTTTACATATATCGTACACCTTTCCCATCACAACTTACTGGCTTGGAACCACCCACCATTTTGTGCACCCCAATTTTGAAGTGGGCACAATGTTTAatctggagaaccacatccaGCTGGGCCCACAGGGAAAAAATTCTAACATACTTTTGGGTGGGGACTGTGCAGTGATAAGTGAAGAATATATTATTTCACAGACCTGAAATCTATGGCTTTTTACCTGTTGctgctcatatacagtatacacactgtacaggtatgagatccattatctggaaaaacctttatccagaaagctctcaattaaggaatggccatctcccatagactctatttaatccaaataatccatatttttaaaaattatttcctttttctctgtaataataaaacagtagcttgtatttgctccaaactaaaatataattaatgcttatgggaagcaaaaccagcctattgggtttatttaatgtttacatgattttctactagacttaaggtattaagatgcaaactacagaaagatccgttatccggaaagtcggagcattctggataacaggtcccaaacctgtacatgcAGATTTTAGGGCCAGCAAGAATATTACGctccattagtgatgagcaaaatatttaacCATGTACAGTGTCACCACAAACTTCAGTGTTTCAGCTTCAGAGAAAAGTTTCGCCAAGCTGCACCAACTATTCACCGCATGTTTTATTTCACTTCACACAACAACAAAATAAGACACTCGGCATGTGCCTCAAAATTGAATAACAGATGGGTCATTTGTCTCGCACGTACAGAaataaaacacataggggcagatttatcaaggatcgaattttcaaattcgaatttcgagtttcgagtttattttgtgtaatatgactagtgaatagtccaaattcgattcaagtttaagaattcgaattcgactattcaccatctaaaacctgccaaattggtgttacAGCCTAagggggaccttctacaatcgTTTGGTgactttttggaaaaaactcaaatctagttTGATCCgaattcaagtttgcaggtcaatcctattcacccgaatttaaaaaatgttaattttttaataaatttggattggtcggtttttttttttttttgaatgtcgAGTTTacgggagtttttagaaactcccgtaaactcgaaattcaacccatgATAAATTTGCTCCATACAGTGCTAGTGTGGCTTTGCATAaaatattacaggaaaaaaaatcatgtgatgcATCAAGCATCAGACTGGGcgggcaggacactgggaaaatacCAGGTGGGTCCTTGGACTcttgggccccgccagcccagatctgctCCCACCTGCCTGGCAATCTGTTCCCTCCCCAACCTAAAATTACAGGTAAACGCTGgtcggggggggggagcagggggaaggcaggttGTGGGCTGCTGCCAAATGAGGGCCCTAAAGTTGGCAGGGGGGAGGTTGGCGTGCCCGGAGCAGGTGCATGTAGGCagctgatgtggcagccccggtgggcctggaaccccctagtccgacactgttaaGCATGGCAGTTACACTACTGTCAGCAGATTCACTACAACCGTAGCTTTAAATGTTGAATCAATGTACAGTGAGTTTTGGTCTTGTTGGTATAGGGAGCAAGAAAaccaaagcctaactaaagaagtagtctagaaatgttttacattatggggcctatttactaaacctcaattttttctcgtcgggtttttaaagggcaaaaacttgcatttttctagatttatcatgcTCTTGAAGCAGCTAAAaaatcaaatccaaaaatactccagcaaaaacctgtcgaaatcatgtcaaagtcaatggcagatggtcctttaacaaatggaacatgttttttttaatgtttttttctctatagtTTTGGGTTGTTTGCGCTGGTTTTTGTTTTCGGGGCGACAATTTGATAAAGCCGGGTTTTCGAATAATTCACACacacttgatttttttctcaACTTTTTGTCACACCAATTTTTCTAtaagttttatttgtaaatttgtaccagcccaaggcaaccacaccagtttagcagtaaagatctgtggttccaaagatgccccagtagctccccatcttcttttctgctgattcactgcacatgatctgtgctgctgtcacttacttaacTTAGaggccaactcaaaatatacagtacatgtagagggggttatttatcaaaatccaaatgttctcattgttttctaaaaaccactttgaccaaatcGGCACAGACTTTTCCACCCTATCTATCGATACATTTTCACGAAATTTTCTCGTGCAGGAAAAGaatcgataaaatcatgaaaaaatctgaatcgtgcaattttttggatgtcactgaaacctgcaactttttcggatttgacgcccgaaaccacgaaatcttcggattatcgAACGatacccagtgcagatcaggatatctacaAAATATCAAcatgacatctgccattgacttctacatgaacttgtcaGTTCTGAGTTGGGAGTATTTTTTTTCAGAcctttaacaccatcagggtttaataaatctcaaacaatttgagtttttttcccaagaaaaaaataaattgtataatgtataaattatacagataatgactacatggcagcacagaaaccagttgaattggcatcagaatgtaataatcagccctttagcatcagcttatattacagaccaaactCAGTTTCTGCTTGATgctttgtgacgacccctaagcttagcttcccaatagctgctcagagcccactgagcatgtgagtgtcacagacactttccaagatggtgacccccctgtgacaaggaTATTGCTGCTATAGAgatgttgaaactttaggctggtgcaataagtttagtatataaaatatggcattttaaaccatattcattatttagggtttagttctccttagtTTGAGCTTGATAGATGTTTTTATTTAAGTTCTTCTAGTTGTCTTCCAGCatcttttcattttcattgttttattaaaggttttaCTTTGTTTGTTAAGCATGCAGCATCCCGAAAAGGCTAAGAACGCTTGCTTTTAGTGCAGTTGTGCTGTCAATAAACAAAGTTTACTTTAGCTAGGAGGGAGATTGAaggtgggagagagagagaggttatgCAAAAACTGGGAGGGACGGTGGAAAGGAGGGAGGGCAAGAACAGAGAGAGACCATGTGAGGGGAGGGATATGGGAGAGGGTTCCTAGACAGAGTGAAAAACGGAGAGGCAGGTAGCGAAACTTGAGACAGGGGGTGTGAGAGAGATAATGCGAAGAGGAAAGGGAGAGCAGTAAGGAATCATAGGATGAGGGAGCAGACGTGGATGCGCAGGGGGGAGCAAGACATGAGACTGAAGCAATAAGGGGCAGTATCTGAGAAGAAAGTTTCCATTCTAAGGGGATAGAGGGCTGAGTTGTGTTCACTTCTGTGAGACCCCCTCAATTCCAGCCTATCCCTCCTGTGCCCAGGAACAACCTCTGCGCTGATCATTCCCAGTTTACTTGTCTTTTGGAGAACAAgcctttctgctgctgctcttaGAGAGCCTTCCCTGCCTGCATTGCCATTTGTTTCCTTTTGGctgaatgcaaagtcttttggctgctgatatatatacagtatatccccctCCATGCATTAGAAGCAGCACCAATAGCAGCAGGGCTACTTGGCAGTCCGAGCACTGTGTTAGGCTGCAGCAGTCACTCAGCACTAAACAAGCAGCGCTGCTCCTaacaggagggggaggggaaTTAACGCCATATAAGGTCAAAACCGCACCTCCTTAGATGTCACCAGTGCCGCTCCCCTGGCTGGGCTTAGAGGTTTGGCTCTCGTGAAAGGAGGAGTGATCCGTGCTGGGTAAGTAGCATTTAATCCTGGcagtcagatgggaggggggCAAGAGCGAAGGCAGAGCTGCAGGGAGACGGAAGTGCTGAGCAGCGGCGGAAGTGCTGACCCAAATAGGAtataaaggatataatttacagtctggtcccatagggaaatgaccaggctgtagattatatattgaataaagtaccccctcttgtaaaatataaggatattataagttactgaggagtttcatgaccatataaaaacacgaggccgaaggccatggaactccgaggtaacttctaatatcctcatattttacaactgggggtactttatttattataatacacaaatttcagtgagtcatgtgacagaaatgacatcagaactcaccgtttataactgatgacatcagaactcaccgtttataaggatataatttacaagatattcatggcttttgtgtattataagtgtaTATTGTACATCTTGTACCAAagcatatatatacactcatattATTACTTATAAGCTCTGTAATAAGTTagcatttcagtacaaatgcttATTTAGATGTTAAAACAGAAGAAATTCTGTGAATGTCAGTATTTGAAACTATTGTGACTTGTTTGTAGCGTGTTAATGGTTACAGCCTGAATGAAATATGTCAGGATACTGATCGCGAATAGATGATTCTGAATAGCATTATCTTGGTTGATTGCATAAACAATACCTCTTACTGCAGGAAGAACACCTCTAAGGCACAATAATGACGACATGACAATGTATGTAAATCAAGAACTGCATGTGGGTTTATTTCACACTTGAGAAAAGAGTGGATTTAATTGTGTGAACCGAAATGTACTGTACAATATTAATGatagaacataaaaaaaatgtataattcataGTGCAttgctttatttgtatttattcagagATTTTTTTGTCAGTTTCTTTTGTACGTACATCTAAAGATGCAGGTGCCAGCAAAATTTCTCTGCTTAAGTCAATCTGCAGGAacttaaaactttttatttaaaaaattgtgattttttatttttttttttacattttatatacacaggatttgaatataaaatgaccataaaaaatttccaAATTGAAAGCAGACAGCCAGAAGGTATAAAGAAACTGCAACAGTTTCAAATGGTAAGATACTGTGTGTACTCTTAAATTAATGTCTACTATTTACAAGAAACAGAGTCCAATATTTGCCCCAGAATATCCTGTTATTAAGTCAGCaatgaaatatgtatttaacCTGCTGGTAGCAAAGGGGGGAGAAAAATGCAGCACACTGTAGGAAGGTAAGCTTTTACCAAAGCTTATTTTTGCAAATATCTAGATACGGTATTTACTTCAAAGATTAGaaacatttatacatatttgaataataaatttgcatacattttagcACTCAGAACATGATGGCATCTTTATTTGCTCTGTATATATAGAGaatttatatcctttttttcacattttgtagtATTTTTCCCTTAAGTGGCATCATAACCCAAGAGTACTAAATAGCTTTTCTCCTTTGTCCCAGAGTCACATCTAGATTTTTGCATTTGCATTctgccaaaaaaatatatatatttatatatgacgTTGTAAAACGTTCTGTATTGTGTACAGAACTgacaaaatcaaataaataccTGTTAACTTGTGTTTCAAAAGGCACAGAAATGCTACGGCAGTGCTCAAAGGGTTAACATGACACCACAAGATGTTCTGACCTTTATTGTCATGGCAACTTGATAATTTTAGGAtgttcagtttttgttttttttaaatcattgttcTTTGTGTTTCTTTGCGGCTAAATGAATGTCTTTCGAATAGTGTCTCCCACTACAATCTACAAAAGATAGCTTAACATCAAGAACAAATGTTGAAAATGAAAGGTCAGACATTGACtcacaaaaagaaaacatgcacAAATCAGACaaagagaatataaatataaatataaaatatgcgtaagaaaaaaaaaattccagataGGCAGTTCAGCAACAAAAATAAGACCGATTTCTGAGGCTCAAGTCAGGCCTAGTGCAGTATTATGAATAAGTTTAGTGCAATGTTCTTGTGGTCACTTGCATACCTGGCTGCATAACTGgatgtcactgtttttctaattcaGTTACATATATCACATGGTCCTCTGGAGATTTCCCATGTGTTTTACTAAGGTGCAGTTTAACTGCGTGTTTGCTTGCAAAAGTCCGGTTGCAGAGCTTACACTGGAATGTAGAGCTTGAGTCCTCCTCAATGAGTCCTCCTACAGAGCTTAAAGCCTTATTGGTGATGACTTTTGTAACATTCTGCTGTTCTTGAATCCGATTAAGTGAATGCTTTGACAGATCCTTCAAGCTAAAACCTAGATGCGTCTCTAAATGACCAATGTATGTTGAAGCAGTTCGGAATTGAGAGGCACAATCATTGCAAAAGAAAACCGGGTGGCCTGTATCCAAATTCTTTAGAAATTTAGTTCCCCCTGTCCTCCTCAATTGATATTTGACATTGGCTAGCCAGTGGCTAATTGTAGTCATTGAAAGGCCAGTAAATTTAGAGATGTTTACCCGTTCTTGTGGACCAAGATCTGACATGATATATTTGCCTTCAGCTGTCTCTCGTAAGCTGGAAGCAAACTGAGCTTGAAGAATAAGGAGATGCTGAGGGTTCCAGTTGGATTGCCTGCCTTTCCTTTTGTGTACAGGTGACAACTCATCCATAGCTTCTTCAAAACTGCTGCCATCTGCGTCCGATTTTTCTGACACAGTGGATGGAGTTGATGATTTTGGAGTTAAACGACCTGTGAGGTTTTTCACCATATCAGAAATGTCCATCAGTGCACTTTCCCGCAGGGGTGATGAAACATGGTCTGTGATACTTGTCACAAAAGgtttgtttttggattttgtcAAGTCAATTGGCTGGTCACTATCTTCATAATAATAGCGCTCAATAGATTCTACTTGCTTTACAGGGGTTGTTGGATAAATGGGTTTATCTAGCATGCTGTTGCTAATTTTATACAACATCGCTAAAGGATCCAATGAAGGGCTTACTGGCTTTGAGACTTTACCTAAATGAGTATTCATGATTGATTGCAATGCACTCAGAGGATTAATAAAAGATGGCTCTGGTGAATGATCTGTTATGATTCCTAAACTGCTGCAGCCATTAGTAACTTTAGCTTTAAGTGGCTCTGTACCATTCAGTGCATGGGGCTCTATAGGAGTCTCCTTCTTGGGTTTCTGAATATCAGCCTCGTTACTCTTCTTTAGTACTTTGCCGTTTGCTTCTTCTGCTTTGAgtatttctttgttttcctttgcCACTGGGGATGGTGGTTTCGCTGGAATCACCATCTCTTTCTCCagcactttttcttcttttttaacatTGATTTTACCCGTCACTTTTTCTACTAGCTCCTCCATTGCAGAAACATTGCTTCTATGAGTTGGTGGCGTTAAGCTGCCAGGAGAATGGATCAAAGAATTATGATCAGGAGTCATGGTCTTTACACTGATCGCATACGATGGCTGAATCTGAACACTTTGCACAGATGGCTGCAAAGCTTTTACAGTTCCTGGCAACTGATAAGCAGCATGAATGCTGGGATATCCACCCCATGAAGGTGCTCCATTTTGAGCTTTGCTGATTGCACTGGACACAGTGTTTTCAAGTGATTTTAAAATATCTAGTCCTCCCTTTGGACTGGTATCTAAATCCTCTTCTCTGAGATACTGGTACAGAGTTGCTGGTTCAATCTTTTCAGGGTCCTCGTTTTCTTCTTTGATCCTTTTTTCCACCTCACAATTGTTTACTTTCTCCTTTTCTGGATCTTTTTTCTCCTCGGAATGGGTCGATCCAGTTGGTGAATCTGGTTGCTTTTTTATATAGGATCCTGGTAACCGTGCATGCGTTGTTGGGGGCAAAGGTATAGATTGGATTTTCTCTTCAATGACTGCATCCATTACTAACTGCTTTCCCTTCTTGGAAGCTGAGTTTGTCACTTTCAGAAAGTGTCCTGTGACCATCATATGAGCAGTAAGCTGCTGCAATGAGTCATGAGAG
This is a stretch of genomic DNA from Xenopus laevis strain J_2021 chromosome 6S, Xenopus_laevis_v10.1, whole genome shotgun sequence. It encodes these proteins:
- the tshz1.S gene encoding teashirt homolog 1-A isoform X1, translating into MNSEGSEKPPSCASRMPRRKQQAPRRSAAYVPEEELKAADIEEDNLEDDGLSLDVQDSEYLYNDEHEIKETPSYQNSPISSATNQDAGYGSPFSETSDHLADFKSTSSKEGQDKEDGQNTENVSYPTDSLAQIKAVYTNLLSECCWSNLALDLKKSNENSSPTTNTNKSSMSEATGSTSDPDTPTTITSSNCTNTSTSISVTTSNSTNSNSASGYDWHQAALAKTLQQTSYGLLPEPSLFSTVQLYRQSNKIYGSVFTGASRFKCKDCSAAYDTLVELTVHMNETGHYRDDNKDRDAERTKRWSKPRKRSLMEMEGKEDAQKVLKCMYCGHSFESLQDLSVHMIKTKHYQKVPLKEPVPAITKLIPSTKKRALQDIALPDSPEQAGISPGASVSESAKDPKAANPYVTPNNRYGYQNGASYTWQFEARKAQILKCMECGSSHDSLQQLTAHMMVTGHFLKVTNSASKKGKQLVMDAVIEEKIQSIPLPPTTHARLPGSYIKKQPDSPTGSTHSEEKKDPEKEKVNNCEVEKRIKEENEDPEKIEPATLYQYLREEDLDTSPKGGLDILKSLENTVSSAISKAQNGAPSWGGYPSIHAAYQLPGTVKALQPSVQSVQIQPSYAISVKTMTPDHNSLIHSPGSLTPPTHRSNVSAMEELVEKVTGKINVKKEEKVLEKEMVIPAKPPSPVAKENKEILKAEEANGKVLKKSNEADIQKPKKETPIEPHALNGTEPLKAKVTNGCSSLGIITDHSPEPSFINPLSALQSIMNTHLGKVSKPVSPSLDPLAMLYKISNSMLDKPIYPTTPVKQVESIERYYYEDSDQPIDLTKSKNKPFVTSITDHVSSPLRESALMDISDMVKNLTGRLTPKSSTPSTVSEKSDADGSSFEEAMDELSPVHKRKGRQSNWNPQHLLILQAQFASSLRETAEGKYIMSDLGPQERVNISKFTGLSMTTISHWLANVKYQLRRTGGTKFLKNLDTGHPVFFCNDCASQFRTASTYIGHLETHLGFSLKDLSKHSLNRIQEQQNVTKVITNKALSSVGGLIEEDSSSTFQCKLCNRTFASKHAVKLHLSKTHGKSPEDHVIYVTELEKQ
- the tshz1.S gene encoding teashirt homolog 1-A (The RefSeq protein has 4 substitutions compared to this genomic sequence); the encoded protein is MPRRKQQAPRRSAAYVPEEELKAADIEEDNLEDDGLSLDVQDSEYLYNDEHEIKETPSYQNSPISSATNQDAGYGSPFSETSDHLADFKSTSSKEGQDKEDGQNTENVSYPTDSLAQIKAVYTNLLSECCWSNLALDLKKSNENSSPTTNTNKSSMSEATGSTSDPDTPTTIPSSSCTNTSTSISVTTSNSTNSNSASGYDWHQAALAKTLQQTSYGLLPEPSLFSTVQLYRQSNKIYGSVFTGASRFKCKDCSAAYDTLVELTVHMNETGHYRDDNKDRDAERTKRWSKPRKRSLMEMEGKEDAQKVLKCMYCGHSFESLQDLSVHMIKTKHYQKVPLKEPVPAITKLIPSTKKRALQDIALPDSPEQAGISPGASVSESAKDPKAANPYVTPNNRYGYQNGASYTWQFEARKAQILKCMECGSSHDSLQQLTAHMMVTGHFLKVTNSASKKGKQLVMDAVIEEKIQSIPLPPTTHARLPGSYIKKQPDSPTGSTHSEEKKDPEKEKVNNCEVEKRIKEENEDPEKIEPATLYQYLREEDLDTSPKGGLDILKSLENTVSSAISKAQNGAPSWGGYPSIHAAYQLPGTVKALQPSVQSVQIQPSYAISVKTMTPDHNSLIHSPGSLTPPTHRSNVSAMEELVEKVTGKINIKKEEKVLEKEMVIPAKPPSPVAKENKEILKAEEANGKVLKKSNEADIQKPKKETPIEPHALNGTEPLKAKVTNGCSSLGIITDHSPEPSFINPLSALQSIMNTHLGKVSKPVSPSLDPLAMLYKISNSMLDKPIYPTTPVKQVESIERYYYEDSDQPIDLTKSKNKPFVTSITDHVSSPLRESALMDISDMVKNLTGRLTPKSSTPSTVSEKSDADGSSFEEAMDELSPVHKRKGRQSNWNPQHLLILQAQFASSLRETAEGKYIMSDLGPQERVNISKFTGLSMTTISHWLANVKYQLRRTGGTKFLKNLDTGHPVFFCNDCASQFRTASTYIGHLETHLGFSLKDLSKHSLNRIQEQQNVTKVITNKALSSVGGLIEEDSSSTFQCKLCNRTFASKHAVKLHLSKTHGKSPEDHVIYVTELRKQ